Proteins encoded in a region of the Panicum hallii strain FIL2 chromosome 3, PHallii_v3.1, whole genome shotgun sequence genome:
- the LOC112885683 gene encoding stem-specific protein TSJT1-like — MLAVFSGEVVEVPAELVAAGSRTPSPKTRASELVSRFLGSSEPAVSMKLADLGHLAYSHTNQALLRPRSFAAKDEIFCLFEGVLDNLGRLSQQHGLSKGANEVVLVIEAYKTLRDRAPYPASFILSQLTGSYAFVLFDKSTNSLLVASDPEGKVPLFWGITADGCVAFSDDIDMLKGSCGKSLAPFPQGCFYSNALGGLKCYENPKNKVTAVPANEEEICGATFKVESSTVLTAPH, encoded by the exons ATGTTGGCGGTGTTCAGCGGCGAGGTGGTGGAGGTGCCGGCGGAgctggtggcggccggcagccGGACGCCGTCGCCCAAGACGAGGGCGTCGGAGCTGGTCAGCCGCTTCCTGGGGAGCTCGGAGCCGGCCGTGTCCATGAAGCTCGCCGACCTCGGGCACCTCGCATACTCCCACACCAACCaggccctcctccgcccaag GTCGTTCGCGGCAAAGGACGAGATCTTCTGCCTGTTCGAGGGTGTGCTGGACAACCTGGGGCGGCTGAGTCAGCAGCACGGGCTGTCCAAGGGCGCCAACGAGGTGGTCCTCGTCATCGAGGCCTACAAGACACTGCGGGACCGGGCGCCATACCCGGCCAGCTTCATACTCTCGCAGCTCACCGGCAGCTACGCCTTCGTGCTCTTCGACAAGTCCACCAACTCCCTGCTCGTCGCATCT gatcCCGAGGGCAAGGTGCCGCTCTTCTGGGGGATCACTGCAGATGGCTGCGTCGCCTTCTCTGACGACATTGACATGCTCAAAGGATCCTGTGGCAAGTCACTGGCACCTTTCCCGCAAG GTTGCTTCTACTCCAATGCTCTTGGAGGCTTGAAGTGCTATGAGAACCCTAAGAACAAGGTGACTGCTGTTCCTGCAAACGAAGAAGAAATCTGTGGTGCAACTTTCAAG GTGGAAAGCTCTACAGTCCTCACAGCACCGCATTAG
- the LOC112883814 gene encoding heavy metal-associated isoprenylated plant protein 33-like, translating into MSKEDVLKVQTCVLKVNIHCDGCEKKVKKILHKIDGVYQSSVDAEQGKVTVSGLMDPDTVIKKLNKAGKPAQLWGAKPGLVSQVQKLQLGGGGKGQQPKDAGGKGQPKDAGGKGQPKGGAGAGNGAGGGGGGAKDAKMAMPQPTPQQLQQLQQLHQQMQMKGMKLPPQLMGMGGKMPFPAAAPAAAKDPKAVKFNVPEDDEFGDDGSEFDDEFDDDFDDEDFEDEGLDDDWYDDPKMMAKPMPMPMGAGGGDKKGANGGGGGKKGGGGNEIPVQIKGSANNGGKKDSGAKQNQGGGGGNSKNGGGAHPPQNGKGGGNQPGQAKKGGGAGGPPAGVGGPMMGGMPPPQQPGMMMRPPNMMGGAGFPGMGQMGGMPMGHPHMGANGMQPAGGSAAAHGMPAGGMMPGAGFYPGGSGGGGMPSGPEMMQAAGNPMAQQQYMSMMAQQQQPQMMMNGHGPHGHHGHHVHGGAGYPPMGYGYGYGRPAMPYPPPMYYPQPHPHDNMFSDENPNSCSMM; encoded by the exons ATGAGCAAGGAGGACGTCCTCAAGGTGCAG ACATGCGTGCTGAAAGTGAATATCCACTGTGATGGGTGCGAGAAGAAGGTCAAGAAGATCCTCCACAAGATCGATG GTGTGTACCAAAGCAGTGTAGATGCGGAGCAGGGGAAGGTGACGGTGTCCGGCCTGATGGATCCGGACACCGTCATCAAGAAGCTGAACAAGGCTGGCAAGCCCGCCCAGCTGTGGGGCGCCAAGCCTGGCTTGGTAAGCCAGGTCCAAAAGCTccagctcggcggcggcggcaagggccAGCAGCCGAAGGATGCCGGCGGCAAGGGGCAGCCCAAGGATGCCGGTGGCAAGGGCCAGCCCAAGGGTGGAGCGGGTGCTGGAAACGGCGCCGGTGGAGGCGGAGGTGGCGCGAAAGATGCAAAGATGGCGATGCCGCAGCCGACTCCGCAGCAGCTTCAGCAACTGCAGCAGCTGCACCAGCAGATGCAGATGAAGGGGATGAAGCTTCCTCCGCAGCTCATGGGCATGGGCGGCAAGATGCCGTTCCCCGCGGCCGCGCCAGCGGCGGCGAAGGACCCCAAGGCCGTCAAGTTCAACGTTCCCGAGGACGACGAGTTCGGGGACGACGGCAGCGAGTTCGATGATGAGTTCGACGACGACTTCGACGACGAGGATTTCGAGGACGAGGGCCTCGACGACGACTGGTACGACGACCCCAAGATGATGGCAAAGCCCATGCCAATGCCGATGGGCGCCGGCGGGGGCGACAAGAAGGGagccaacggcggcggcggcggcaagaagGGTGGCGGCGGGAACGAGATCCCGGTGCAGATCAAGGGGAGCGCCAATAACGGCGGCAAGAAGGACTCTGGCGCCAAGCAGAACcagggcggcggaggcggaaaCAGCAAGAACGGTGGCGGAGCGCATCCGCCGCAGAACGGCAAGGGCGGCGGGAACCAGCCTGGCCAGGCCAAGAAGGGCGGTGGCGCCGGTGGTCCACCCGCCGGCGTTGGCGGCCCGATGATGGGCGgcatgccgccgccgcagcagccgggCATGATGATGAGGCCGCCGAACATGATGGGCGGCGCCGGTTTCCCCGGTATGGGCCAGATGGGCGGCATGCCGATGGGCCACCCCCACATGGGTGCCAATGGCATGCAGCCGGCCGGTGGCAGTGCCGCCGCGCACGGCATGCCGGCCGGCGGCATGATGCCTGGGGCTGGGTTCTATCCTGGCggttctggcggcggcggcatgccGTCCGGGCCGGAGATGATGCAGGCGGCTGGGAACCCCATGGCGCAGCAGCAGTACATGTCCATGATGGCGCAGCAGCAACAGCCACAGATGATGATGAATGGCCATGGTCCTCACGGTCACCACGGCCACCACGTCCATGGCGGCGCCGGTTACCCACCGATGGGGTACGGGTACGGGTACGGCCGCCCGGCGATGCCCTACCCGCCGCCGATGTACTACCCTCAGCCGCACCCCCATGACAACATGTTCAGCGACGAGAACCCCAACAGCTGCTCGATGATGTGA